Proteins from a genomic interval of Quercus lobata isolate SW786 chromosome 11, ValleyOak3.0 Primary Assembly, whole genome shotgun sequence:
- the LOC115967545 gene encoding 7-deoxyloganetin glucosyltransferase-like — translation MGSITASTKPHVVCVAYPLQGHINPMIKLAKLLHHKGFHVTFVNTEYNHKRLLRSRGPNTLDGLADFHFETIIDGLPPVDADVSQDVPSLCDSTSKHSLVPLCNLLSKLNDTSSSNVPPVTCMVADGCMSFSLDAAEKFGIPIALFWTPSSCGVLSYMHYRHLVERGLIPLKDVSDLTNGYLETPIDWIPGMKNIRLKDFPNFIRTTDKNDIMVNFLIHETERAPRASAVILNTFDPFEQDVLDAMSSMLPCIYTIGPLVLLADQIKDDKLKSIRSNLWREEQGCLEWLNSKEPNSVVYVNYGSITIMTPEQLIEFSWGLANSEKPFLWVIRPDLVGGNSAVVPHEFVTKTKHRSMLASWCSQEQILKHPSIGGFLTHSGWNSTLESVCSGVPMISWPFFAEQQTNCRYCCTGWGIGMEIDNNVKRDEVENLVRELMDSEKGKEMKKKAMGWKTKAEDAVKPGGSSYQNLDKLIAEVLLAGSA, via the exons ATGGGTTCCATTACAGCATCTACAAAACCTCATGTAGTTTGTGTAGCATACCCACTTCAAGGTCACATAAACCCAATGATCAAGCTAGCAAAACTCCTCCACCATAAAGGGTTTCACGTAACTTTTGTCAACACAGAGTACAACCACAAACGCTTACTCAGGTCTAGAGGCCCCAACACCCTCGATGGCTTGGCTGACTTTCACTTCGAAACCATTATCGATGGGCTGCCACCGGTAGATGCTGATGTTAGCCAAGACGTTCCTTCTCTTTGTGACTCCACCTCAAAGCATTCGCTAGTTCCACTTTGCAACCTCCTTTCCAAACTCAACGACACTTCGTCTTCGAACGTGCCGCCTGTGACTTGTATGGTGGCAGATGGTTGTATGTCCTTCAGTCTTGATGCTGCTGAAAAATTCGGAATTCCGATTGCCCTTTTCTGGACTCCTAGCTCGTGCGGCGTCTTGAGCTATATGCACTATCGCCATCTAGTTGAACGAGGTTTAATCCCCCTCAAAG ATGTAAGCGACCTAACAAATGGATACTTGGAAACTCCAATAGATTGGATTCCTGGAATGAAAAATATACGTCTTAAggattttccaaattttattagAACTACAGATAAGAATGATATTATGGTTAACTTCCTCATTCATGAAACTGAGAGAGCTCCAAGAGCTTCAGCTGTCATTTTGAACACATTTGATCCATTTGAACAAGATGTGTTGGATGCTATGTCCTCAATGCTTCCTTGTATATACACAATTGGCCCACTTGTGTTGCTCGCTGATCAGATTAAGGACGATAAATTGAAATCAATAAGGTCCAATCTATGGAGAGAAGAACAGGGATGTCTAGAATGGCTAAATTCAAAAGAACCCAACTCTGTAGTATATGTAAATTACGGTAGTATAACTATCATGACACCTGAGCAACTTATTGAGTTTTCTTGGGGGTTAGCAAACAGTGAAAAACCCTTCTTGTGGGTTATAAGGCCTGATCTTGTGGGAGGAAATTCGGCTGTTGTTCCTCATGAATTCGTTACCAAAACTAAACATAGAAGTATGTTAGCAAGTTGGTGTTCCCAAGAACAAATCCTAAAGCACCCATCAATAGGGGGGTTTTTAACGCATAGTGGGTGGAATTCAACGCTTGAAAGTGTATGTAGTGGAGTGCCAATGATCTCTTGGCCCTTCTTTGCCGAGCAACAGACAAACTGTCGATACTGCTGTACTGGTTGGGGCATTGGAATGGAAATAGATAATAATGTTAAGAGAGATGAAGTGGAGAATCTTGTAAGAGAGTTAATGGACAGTGAAAAAGgtaaagaaatgaagaaaaaggcAATGGGGTGGAAGACAAAGGCTGAAGATGCTGTCAAACCTGGCGGTTCTTCTTACCAGAACTTGGACAAATTGATAGCCGAAGTTCTATTAGCTGGAAGTGCTTAA